In the Populus trichocarpa isolate Nisqually-1 chromosome 1, P.trichocarpa_v4.1, whole genome shotgun sequence genome, one interval contains:
- the LOC7487581 gene encoding protein NO VEIN isoform X1 yields MHGHRPPYRPGGRGQPPQRHPLQQELPTELLTFNPNFVPLQDPNFFLHTFTNALLQQNFPMQNPNFPIQNPNFFLPPQQQIQYRQQQHQEPPPPGAPPPPEQQEQQQEPATLQQNLPKFPQNPKKKVKQNNKELQLERIDRAVEKARQDLSDAEENVSAWKVSQSVLVNFQAESWDSLGFKMQEVPALFRLMVTESKINAFIHCFVGVRRITSIYDLEVAICKNEGIENFEELGLGPLMRHPLVLHYFSMKPDASAEVFKITSEEIILLLSEFMDTCQKKVIIVDEFLHFLSKNYPVKGPEMLGVRVQSLGTHISFIREAKASENSTQKKCRETLARNGSLKKCQEARASGPRVRSQRHEGRFSSEKERLEERFSAVSERIKSFSQENYGFCGKHIRFVSSSSEDEKSDDGKNEDEMTSNNVGSHLRSSAQAISNSDRVSSCPYPSATEEMSRLGLKGETGSQFSPDCGSSRPKESNRSFFKKRKLEDASWNVSVPSKLLRSNKKHAHPIDNFDKTEEFVTPSEDDISLSSNDLGAFITTWKEACKDYTVAEILERMLQYYKPTESKKAVRKRTNRCMRRFKCIFSSYPFNGMLNVAVASIKCGMWDSIYDTFQVTSQPDSANTLSGNCYEYGCIDAEPGEKQAPVACERLQQTRSVPVEEIIGKITRHYELDNEYQSNGKSVLENKLISLRKLSSCELWLADQFGVKEFESLGHGEFFVFLEKHASLFPAKLQNLLSGDRCGKSTLEVSMLQDQLMVLVSQASYSLWENETITKQMVAALLTRQFPLLSFNIMENGSIEDFQQIVGKYKNNVISKCVLFSATLSGMHHIGDSLPLKEDKLETSEVRNKGDNLVAAFNSVTSKDAIEVLVRAPMLSDLNSWSHWDLKFASSLGPLVGWLLSEVNDKELMCLVTKDGKVIRIDQSATADSFLEAALQRSSFQTAVKLLSLLSLAGGGNHVPLSLLKCYACHAFEVILNNHSENMEVEDSRKCFLHGKAIGVASNNLTVELQKKSFKINQALHFASRFVLDCLGFMPAEFHGFAADVLLSGMQSVIKEASSVILYECNQKERLMLHEIGLSIGVVEWIDDYHAFCSNSTTDLSVSSGSSCLETVRSEISTENVTLREDAHYATCTQVRCTIDDAVVSSDETISGSLEQSSDLDQHKDAAMVIESIRKEEFGLDANLFNTESSMLKKQHARLGRALHCLSQELYSQDSHFLLELVQNADDNIYPENVEPTLTFILQESGIIVLNNERGFSAQNIRALCDVGNSTKKGSGGGYIGQKGIGFKSVFRITDAPEIHSNGFHIKFDIGEGQIGFVLPTVVPPCDINFFSKLVSMHPDQMNNNSWNTCIVLPFRSKSEDTATKMFSDLHPSLLLFLQRLQCIMFRNRLNDSLVIMRKEILEDGIVKVSCGKDKMSWLVASQKLEAHASRPKVQGTEIAIAFTLEESDNGEYNPRLDQQPVFAFLPLRTYGLKFILQGDFILPSSREEVDKNNPWNEWLLTKFPGLFVSAERSFCALSCFRENPGKAVATYMSFVPLVGEVHGFFSGLPKAIILELRRTSCLLIEGDRSKMVPPCSVLRGWDMQSRNVLPDRLLQEYLGLGFLDKNIVLSDSLARALGIMEYGPETLIKFMTHLCRTENGLKLMGLGWLSSWLNTLYAMLSRSSGQTDLIDNLQSIPFIPLSDGTYSSVDVSTIWLHSDTLSTGFDRVHRLEAFPKLNAKLQIVNPALLSASAVDETSVDNVARMLHRIGVQELSAHEIIKVHILQAISDDRITDRDKDLMIDYLCFIMIHLQSGCPNCCAERKHIIYELQNKAYILTNHGYRRPVETSIHFSREFGNPIDVNELINIAEMRWHEVDISYLKHPANKSLSNGLTKWREFLQEIGVADFVRVIQIEKSVADLCHSVPNYMAWDTDLISPGSTAKDWESSELAHLLFILSTSGDGERCKYLLEVLDTLWDDNFSDKATIYYDLKSSDTGRSFKSSFISKICDFQWVVSSMDNELHYPKDLFYDCDAVRSILGASAPYALPKVRSRKLLSELGLKTEVTIDDVLEIIKAWRKSETTFKASIAQMSKLYTFIWDEISSSRNKVSEAFRSGPFIFVPSKSGSSHKDLLPGVFLSAEDVYWHDPTGSMDRLKKIHSQGGSTSVIQCLLSKILCNVYPGLHDFFVNECGVSEIPTCHSYLDILLQLSTAVLPSQAASAVFKVLLMWTEGLESGSLSTEDIIHLKECLTKLDCTVLPTAQDKWVSLDPSFGLVCWSDDKNLRKIFKNFSNIEFLYFGNLSGSEQEMLQTKVSLLLQKLGIPALSEVVTRKAIYDGPADSSFKASLINWALPYAQRYIYSTHPDKYSKLKQSGFNNLKQLQVIAVDKLSYHYAIKKCRLASKRQEQCSCLLEGNTLYTRLESDTHALFLELSRLFFDGTPELHLANFLHMITTMAESGSTEEQTEFFIVNSQKVSKLPDEESLWLLSSTQSLTTNEESLQIDVSPTSINEQKPSNLKLKASVSSYWPPADWKTAPDFHSSRCSINDEEIVTEAVSVVPAKNNADFTVENKADELLESDNVDTQTPKFNGPELGPSKIFRTDQLRPGTANAIQAMATGREGEQVAFNHLTQKFGQVVKWVNQDNETGLPYDMVIEVGSSKEYIEVKATRSAMKNWFEISSREWHFAVEKGECFSILHVLLGNNKARVSTFRNPARQCQSGKLRLVVLMPTVSETWEDVSLLT; encoded by the exons atGCACGGCCACCGTCCTCCCTACCGGCCCGGCGGCCGCGGGCAACCACCTCAACGACATCCACTACAACAAGAACTACCAACAGAACTTCTTACTTTCAATCCGAATTTTGTCCCTCTCCAAGACCCAAATTTTTTTCTCCATACCTTCACCAATGCTTTACTCCAACAAAACTTCCCAATgcaaaaccctaatttcccAATCCAAAACCCTAACTTTTTTCTCCCTCCACAACAACAAATACAATATCGTCAACAACAGCATCAAGAGCCGCCGCCACCAGGAGCACCACCTCCACCAGAACAACAAGAGCAGCAACAAGAGCCAGCAACACTACAACAAAACCTGCCTAAGTTTccacaaaaccctaaaaagaaagtgaaacaaaacaataaagagCTACAATTAGAGAGAATTGATAGAGCAGTAGAGAAAGCACGGCAAGATCTTTCCGACGCAGAAGAGAATGTTTCTGCATGGAAAGTTTCACAGTCCGTGTTAGTGAATTTTCAAGCTGAGTCATGGGACTCTTTAGGGTTTAAAATGCAAGAGGTTCCTGCTCTTTTCCGGCTTATGGTCACTGAGAGCAAG ATAAATGCTTTTATACATTGCTTTGTTGGGGTACGAAGAATTACATCAATTTATGATTTGGAAGTGGCAATATGCAAGAACGAGGGTATTGAAAACTTTGAAGAGCTGGGATTGGGGCCGTTGATGAGACACCCACTGGTATTGCATTATTTTTCGATGAAACCTGATGCTAGTGCAGAAGTTTTCAAGATAACCAGTGAGGAAATAATTCTTTTGCTTAGTGAGTTTATGGACACATGTCAGAAGAAAGTTATTATTGTTGATGAATTTCTGCATTTTCTTTCAAAGAATTATCCAGTTAAGGGACCAGAAATGCTGGGCGTGCGTGTTCAAAGCTTGGG GAcacatatttcttttattcGAGAAGCTAAAGCATCTGAAAATTCAACACAAAAGAAATGCCGAGAGACATTAGCAAGGAATGGATCATTAAAGAAATGCCAAGAGGCAAGAGCAAGTGGACCTCGAGTACGATCTCAGAGGCATGAAGGGCGTTTTTCTTCAGAGAAGGAGCGACTGGAAGAACGTTTTTCTGCTGTAAGCGAGCGTATCAAATCATTTTCCCAGGAAAACTATGGTTTCTGTggcaaacacatcagatttgtTTCATCAAGCTCTGAAGATGAAAAAAGtgatgatggaaagaatgaagATGAAATGACCAGCAATAATGTAGGCAGCCACTTAAGGTCTTCAGCACAGGCTATCAGCAATTCTGATCGGGTGAGTAGCTGTCCTTACCCTTCTGCAACTGAAGAGATGTCACGCCTAGGGTTGAAAGGTGAAACAGGTAGCCAATTTTCCCCTGATTGTGGCAGCTCAAGGCCTAAAGAGAGTAACAGgtcattttttaagaaaagaaaacttgaagatgCAAGTTGGAATGTATCTGTGCCTTCAAAATTGCTCAGAAGCAATAAGAAACATGCTCATCCTATTGATAATTTTGACAAGACTGAAGAGTTTGTTACTCCAAGTGAAGATGATATCTCACTATCTAGCAACGACCTGGGGGCCTTTATCACCACCTGGAAGGAGGCATGTAAGGATTACACTGTGGCAGAG ATTCTTGAGAGAATGCTTCAGTACTACAAACCAACAGAAAGCAAGAAAGCTGTTCGCAAGCGAACTAATCGATGCATGAGAAGATTCAAATGCATATTTTCATCGTACCCATTTAACGGGATGCTCAATGTAGCT gTTGCATCTATCAAGTGTGGAATGTGGGATAGCATTTATGATACTTTCCAAGTCACAAGTCAACCTGATTCAGCTAACACCCTTTCtggaaattgttatgaatacgGATGCATTGATGCTGAACCAGGTGAAAAGCAGGCACCAGTGGCCTGTGAGCGCTTACAGCAAACACGCA GTGTCCCAGTTGAAGAAATAATTGGGAAAATTACTAGGCATTATGAGCTTGATAATGAGTATCAGAGCAATGGTAAATCAGTTCTGGAAAACAAACTCATTTCATTGAGGAAGCTGTCCAGTTGTGAGCTGTGGCTAGCAGACCAATTTGGTGTTAAGGAATTCGAGTCCCTTGGTCATGgggagttttttgttttcctggaaaaacATGCCTCTCTATTTCCTGCTAAGTTACAGAATCTCTTGTCTGGTGATAGATGTGGAAAGTCTACTTTGGAGGTCTCGATGCTCCAGGATCAGTTGATGGTACTAGTGTCCCAAGCTTCATATAGTCTGTGGGAGAATGAAACTATTACCAAACAGATGGTTGCTGCACTGCTTACTAGACAATTTCCACTACTTAGTTTTAACATTATGGAAAATGGTTCTATAGAAGATTTTCAACAAATTGTGGGAAAGTATAAGAACAATGTAATTTCAAAATGTGTCCTATTTTCTGCTAcgttgtcaggaatgcatcatATTGGAGACTCATTGCCTCTTAAGGAAGACAAGCTGGAAACCAGTGAAGTGAGAAACAAGGGTGACAACTTAGTGGCAGCATTTAATTCTGTTACATCTAAAGATGCAATTGAAGTTTTGGTTAGAGCACCGATGCTGTCTGACCTGAACTCATGGTCGCATTGGGACCTCAAATTTGCTTCCTCCCTTGGCCCTCTTGTAGGATGGTTGTTGAGTGAGGTCAATGATAAAGAATTGATGTGTCTGGTTACAAAGGATGGCAAGGTGATCAGAATTGATCAATCTGCTACTGCAGATTCATTCCTGGAAGCTGCACTTCAGAGATCATCTTTTCAAACAGCAGTGAAACTGTTATCCTTGCTCTCATTAGCTGGGGGGGGAAACCATGTTCCTTTGTCCCTTCTAAAATGTTATGCTTGCCATGCCTTTGAAGTCATTTTGAATAATCATTCTGAAAATATGGAAGTAGAGGACAGCAGGAAATGTTTTTTGCATGGAAAGGCAATTGGAGTTGCTTCTAATAACTTGACTGttgaattgcaaaaaaaatcatttaaaatcaaCCAGGCATTACATTTTGCGTCAAGGTTTGTCCTTGATTGTCTTGGTTTTATGCCTGCAGAATTTCATGGTTTTGCAGCTGATGTTTTGCTCTCAGGGATGCAATCTGTAATAAAAGAAGCTTCTTCAGTGATTTTGTATGAATGCAACCAAAAAGAACGCCTGATGCTTCATGAAATAGGATTATCTATCGGCGTAGTAGAGTGGATTGATGATTACCATGCATTTTGTTCTAATAGTACCACTGACTTGTCCGTATCTTCTGGGTCATCATGCTTGGAAACTGTGAGGTCTGAGATAAGCACAGAAAATGTGACTCTGAGAGAAGATGCACATTATGCAACTTGTACTCAAGTTAGATGCACAATTGATGATGCTGTAGTTTCCAGTGATGAAACTATCAGTGGTAGCTTAGAACAATCATCCGACCTTGACCAACACAAGGATGCAGCCATGGTAATTGAATCAATCAGGAAAGAAGAATTTGGTCTGGATGCAAATCTTTTCAATACAGAGAGCAGCATGTTGAAGAAGCAGCATGCACGCCTAGGGAGAGCTCTTCATTGTCTGTCCCAGGAACTGTATTCACAAGATTCACATTTTCTTCTTGAGCTT GTTCAAAATGCTGATGATAATATCTATCCTGAAAACGTGGAACCTACTCTGACATTCATCCTTCAAGAATCAggtattattgttttgaataatgaGCGAGGCTTTTCTGCTCAAAATATCAGAGCTCTTTGCGATGTTGGAAATTCAACCAAGAAAGGATCTGGTGGTGGATACATAGGGCAGAAAGGAATTGGCTTCAAATCAGTATTTCGG ATCACAGATGCTCCAGAGATTCATTCCAATGGATTTCATATCAAGTTTGACATAGGCGAGGGTCagattggttttgttttgccAACTGTTGTGCCTCCTTGTGATATCAACTTTTTCAGTAAGTTGGTGTCTATGCACCCTGATCAAATGAATAATAACAGTTGGAATACTTGTATTGTGCTTCCTTTCCGGTCAAAATCAGAAGATACTGCAACGAAGATGTTTTCAGATCTTCATCCTTCTTTGCTGCTTTTCCTTCAGCGCCTCCAGTGTATCATGTTCCGAAACAGGCTCAATGATTCACTCGTCATCATGCGGAAAGAAATTTTGGAAGATGGTATTGTAAAGGTTTCATGTGGGAAAGATAAAATGTCATGGCTTGTAGCATCTCAGAAGTTGGAGGCACATGCTAGTCGTCCTAAAGTGCAAGGAACTGAAATTGCCATAGCATTTACGCTCGAGGAGTCAGATAATGGGGAGTATAATCCACGTTTGGACCAACAGCctgtttttgcttttcttcCTCTAAGAACTTATGGTCTGAAATTTATTCTTCAAGGCGATTTTATTCTACCTTCATCAAGAGAGGAAGTGGACAAGAATAATCCCTGGAATGAATGGTTGTTGACCAAGTTTCCTGGTTTGTTTGTTAGTGCAGAGAGATCTTTTTGTGCTCTCTCTTGTTTTAGGGAGAATCCAGGCAAAGCTGTGGCCACTTATATGAGCTTTGTTCCACTTGTTGGGGAGGTGCATGGTTTCTTTTCTGGCCTTCCTAAAgcaattattttagaattacgAAGAACAAGCTGCCTGCTTATTGAAGGAGACAGGAGTAAAATGGTTCCTCCTTGCAGTGTTCTGAGAGGTTGGGATATGCAGTCTCGGAATGTTCTACCTGATAGATTGCTTCAAGAGTACCTTGGACTTGGATTCTTGGACAAGAATATAGTTTTGTCTGATTCGCTTGCAAGGGCACTGGGTATCATGGAGTATGGGCCtgaaacattaattaaatttatgaccCATTTATGTCGCACAGAGAATGGCTTAAAGTTGATGGGCTTGGGTTGGCTATCGTCTTGGCTAAACACCCTCTATGCAATGCTATCTCGATCTTCTGGGCAAACTGATCTTATAGATAACCTTCAAAGTATTCCATTTATTCCCCTTTCAGATGGAACGTATAGCTCAGTGGATGTCAGTACAATTTGGTTACACTCTGATACCTTAAGCACTGGGTTTGATCGTGTGCACAGACTTGAGGCTTTTCCAAAATTGAATGCCAAACTTCAGATTGTAAATCCAGCCCTTCTTTCTGCATCAGCTGTCGATGAGACTTCAGTCGACAATGTTGCTAGGATGCTTCATAGAATTGGTGTGCAAGAACTGTCTGCACATGAAATTATTAAGGTTCATATTTTGCAAGCTATCTCTGATGACCGAATCACTGATAGGGACAAGGATCTAATGATAGATTATCTCTGCTTTATAATGATCCACCTACAATCTGGCTGCCCTAATTGTTGTGCTGAGAGGAAGCACATTATCTATGAGTTACAAAATAAAGCTTATATATTGACAAATCATGGATATAGAAGGCCTGTTGAGACATCAATTCATTTCAGCAGAGAATTTGGGAATCCTATTGATgtgaatgaattaattaatatagcGGAAATGAGATGGCATGAGGTTGATATCAGCTATCTGAAGCATCCAGCTAATAAATCCCTCTCAAATGGATTGACCAAGTGGAGGGAATTTTTGCAGGAAATTGGCGTTGCAGACTTTGTGCGAGTTATTCAGATTGAAAAGAGTGTTGCTGATTTATGTCATAGTGTTCCCAATTATATGGCATGGGATACAGACCTGATTTCCCCTGGATCAACAGCAAAAGATTGGGAATCCAGTGAGCTGGCGCATCTGTTGTTTATTTTGTCCACAAGTGGTGATGGAGAACGCTGTAAATATCTCTTGGAGGTCCTTGACACGCTATGGGATGATAACTTTAGTGACAAAGCTACCATTTACTATGATTTAAAGTCCAGCGATACTGGGAGATCCTTCAAGTCTTCCTTTATAAGCAAAATCTGTGACTTTCAGTGGGTAGTTTCTAGCATGGACAATGAACTTCACTACCCTAAAGATTTATTCTATGATTGTGATGCAGTACGCTCTATCCTTGGTGCTTCTGCGCCATATGCTCTTCCAAAG GTGAGAAGCAGAAAATTATTGAGTGAGCTTGGCCTGAAGACTGAAGTCACTATTGATGATGTTCTGGAAATTATAAAAGCATGGAGAAAATCTGAAACCACTTTCAAGGCCAG CATAGCACAAATGTCAAAATTATACACATTTATCTGGGATGAAATATCTTCTTCAAGGAACAAAGTTTCAGAGGCATTCCGTTCAGGACCATTTATTTTCGTTCCTAGTAAATCTGGCTCTAGTCACAAGGATTTGTTACCTGGTGTATTTTTGTCTGCTGAAGATGTATATTGGCATGATCCAACTGGCTCTATGGACCGATTGAAAAAGATCCATTCTCAGGGCGGGTCTACAAGTGTTATTCAGTGCCTATTAAGCAAGATATTGTGCAATGTTTATCCAGGCCTTCATGACTTTTTTGTTAATGAGTGCGGAGTATCTGAAATCCCTACTTGCCATAGCTATCTTGATATTTTACTGCAGTTATCAACTGCTGTTTTGCCTTCACAAGCTGCTAGTGCA GTTTTCAAAGTCTTGTTGATGTGGACTGAGGGACTGGAATCTGGATCTCTAAGTACAGAAGATATCATTCACTTGAAAGAATGTCTGACAAAATTGGATTGTACTGTACTGCCTACAGCACAAGATAAATGGGTTTCTTTGGACCCATCTTTTGGTCTGGTATGCTGGTCCGATGATAAAAACTTGAGGAAGATATTTAAGAATTTCAGTAATATAGAATTCTTGTACTTTGGCAATCTGAGTGGCAGTGAGCAAGAGATGCTTCAAACTAAAGTGTCTCTCCTCCTGCAAAAATTGGGGATACCTGCTCTCTCAGAG GTTGTAACTCGTAAGGCAATATATGATGGTCCAGCAGACTCTAGCTTCAAAGCTTCATTGATTAACTGGGCTCTTCCTTATGCTCAGCGCTACATATATAGCACACACCCTGATAAATACTCTAAACTCAAGCAGTCTGGATTCAATAATCTAAAGCAACTGCAGGTTATTGCTGTTGATAAGTTATCCTACCACTATGCCATAAAAAAATGTCGCCTTGCTTCTAAGAGGCAAGAACAATGTAGCTGTCTCCTGGAG gGTAATACTTTGTACACAAGGTTGGAATCTGATACACATGCTTTGTTTTTGGAGCTATCTCGTTTATTCTTTGATGGTACTCCAGAATTGCACTTGGCAAATTTCCTTCATATGATTACAACCATGGCTGAATCTGGCTCCACAGAGGAGCAAACAGAATTCTTCATTGTGAACAGCCAGAAGGTGTCAAAGCTTCCTGACGAAGAATCTTTGTGGTTACTCTCCTCAACTCAGTCTTTGACAACGAATGAGGAATCGCTTCAAATAGATGTTTCTCCAACATCAATAAATGAACAGAAACCCTCAAACTTGAAGTTGAAAGCCAGTGTCAGTTCATATTGGCCACCTGCAGACTGGAAAACTGCACCAGATTTTCATAGCAGCCGATGTAGCATAAATGATGAGGAGATTGTCACAGAAGCAGTTAGTGTAGTTCCAGCTAAAAACAATGCGGATTTCACCGTTGAAAACAAAGCAGATGAGTTGCTAGAGTCTGATAATGTGGACACCCAGACTCCTAAGTTCAATGGTCCTGAATTGGGTCCATCTAAAATATTCAGGACAGATCAGCTTCGTCCTGGGACAGCTAATGCAATACAAGCAATGGCTACTGGGAGAGAAGGTGAGCAAGTTGCTTTCAACCATTTGACTCAAAAATTTGGTCAAGTCGTGAAGTGGGTTAATCAGGATAATGAGACCGGGTTACCCTATGACATGGTTATAGAAGTGGGAAGTAGTAAAGAGTACATTGAAGTTAAAGCTACAAGATCCGCTATGAAGAACTGGTTTGAAATATCATCTAGAGAGTGGCACTTTGCAGTTGAGAAGGGTGAATGTTTTAGCATTCTTCATGTACTTTTAGGTAATAATAAAGCTAGGGTTTCAACATTCAGAAATCCCGCAAGACAATGCCAATCAGGGAAGCTCCGATTGGTTGTTCTGATGCCCACTGTCTCTGAGACGTGGGAGGATGTTTCTCTGCTGACTTGA